One region of Limnospira fusiformis SAG 85.79 genomic DNA includes:
- a CDS encoding transcriptional regulator, producing the protein MVTTETEILAILRNLPQPALEEAKLFLDFLAWRYQNTSPKGATLIANLRGKATGDMTTDEILNLTRGEE; encoded by the coding sequence ATGGTAACCACCGAAACTGAAATCTTAGCGATTCTGCGTAACCTCCCCCAACCCGCCCTGGAAGAAGCTAAACTATTCTTAGACTTTTTAGCTTGGCGGTATCAAAACACCTCACCCAAAGGAGCAACGTTAATCGCAAATCTGCGGGGAAAAGCCACAGGGGATATGACTACTGATGAGATTCTGAATTTAACGCGGGGTGAAGAATGA
- a CDS encoding type II toxin-antitoxin system VapC family toxin: protein MTDFLVDSNVILDVLTEDSHWFDWSAAQLADCAETGTLHINPIIYAEVSIGFKDVTEVESVLSYSFFQRDGLPYEAAFLAGQAFWQYRRRGGVRRSPLPDFYIGAHGLVCGYTLLTRDTTRYQTYFPELLLISP from the coding sequence ATGACGGATTTCCTCGTAGATAGTAATGTGATTCTGGATGTATTAACTGAAGATTCCCATTGGTTTGACTGGTCAGCCGCGCAACTAGCTGATTGCGCTGAAACTGGAACACTGCATATCAACCCTATTATTTATGCAGAAGTATCCATTGGTTTTAAAGATGTAACGGAAGTGGAATCGGTATTATCTTATAGCTTTTTTCAGAGAGACGGATTACCTTATGAGGCGGCATTTTTAGCGGGTCAAGCCTTTTGGCAATATCGTCGCCGAGGTGGAGTGAGGCGATCGCCTTTACCGGATTTCTATATCGGCGCTCATGGGCTTGTGTGTGGGTACACCCTGCTAACTCGTGATACCACCCGTTATCAAACTTATTTCCCTGAACTTCTCCTCATCAGTCCCTAA
- a CDS encoding CHAT domain-containing protein produces MVSPTRCVAMDEQRFQAYFSLIQQLLDCPSGEELQILDDHLELLDEGFVRVCEVLAERLQEEGEESTAAFLRDVVQEVEEYLNSDEDGDEFMEIRSSPTPEDYFKFLIEVLQATQDSHGNPTVVYPVLQHNLDKLNENLYDILPILASQILKKHNNNQLIKFAAIIGEFANLIQQFPLGSRADNLEIGIISYEISLTVFTQERHEKIWAKLQNNLGTAYSDRIKGERANNLEQAIVAYKEALAVHTRESFPKDWALTQNNLGNSYRERIRGERIDNLEQAIIAYNAALEILTREDYSTDWATTQNNLGLAYRNRIKGEQSDNLEYAIAAFQSALDVYDFTSFPEDWAMTQNNLGTAYYYRIKGERVDNLEYAIAAFQSALKIYTCTTFPEKWAIAKIGLGAAYSDRIKGERANNLEQAIIAYKEALKVHTREAFPYEWALIQNNLGLAYSNLMGEDQADSLEQAIAFYTSALVVRTRISFPYEWAQTQNNLGNAYCDRIKGTTVGNIEQAIAAFESALDIYNQNAFPYEWATTQNNLANAYVEIDKVEAATICYRAALQIYTPSSFPINCLGTGSNLGNLGYDLQNWEIAIEGYNQAILAIEQSRYWATSEATKRELIANSLDIYQKMVQACINHQDYAQALLTVERSKSRTLIELLDSAHLYPKNATDAQKQRISDLRRQIAIYQQQLAYPSSNTPTTEKHPNQPSPETLIRQQLQAANQQFQDLLTELDDPNFTLTQQVPPQLPDLRRLLPPQTALIEWYLPTEADSGFYAFLVTRENDQIQITPHPFNATDRQHLDEAISDYRSDYGQPSWNQQLPQRLETLSAALQLPRLLGDLSQIKQLILIPHRELHLIPLHALPVPSSPLSRAGRGAGGEGKPLQDGFPVQYAPSCQILNTLQQRPPLNRETVPFFAIQNPTEDLNYAEWEVELLLRQFSPHQVLRRHKATQENLSQPQTQTFLEQSHAVHFGCHGEFDENNPLNAYLRLANQEKLTFLDIFNRLNIPLCRLLVLSACKTGLVETSHTDDYVGLSSAFFYAGARTVVASLWNVDELAATLVTLRLYQILPDYPSVTVALQAAQTWLRGVSCDDILDWLKHEQKATPEEVEEVEDRLILFDDPPFAEACYWSAFTATGL; encoded by the coding sequence ATGGTATCCCCTACCCGGTGTGTGGCTATGGATGAACAGCGATTCCAGGCTTATTTCTCCCTGATTCAACAACTCCTCGACTGTCCGAGTGGGGAGGAATTGCAAATCCTCGACGATCATCTGGAGTTGCTGGATGAGGGATTTGTGCGAGTGTGCGAGGTGCTGGCGGAACGGTTACAGGAGGAGGGGGAGGAAAGTACGGCGGCGTTTTTACGGGATGTGGTTCAAGAGGTGGAGGAATATCTCAATTCAGATGAAGATGGCGATGAATTTATGGAAATCCGAAGTTCCCCCACGCCGGAAGACTATTTCAAGTTTTTAATAGAAGTATTGCAAGCTACTCAAGATAGTCATGGCAATCCCACGGTGGTTTATCCGGTGCTTCAACATAACCTCGATAAATTGAATGAAAATTTGTATGATATTTTGCCAATTTTGGCGAGTCAAATTTTGAAAAAACATAACAACAATCAATTGATTAAATTTGCCGCAATAATTGGTGAATTTGCTAATTTAATTCAGCAGTTTCCATTGGGAAGTCGAGCGGATAATCTGGAAATTGGAATTATAAGCTATGAAATCAGCTTAACTGTTTTCACACAAGAAAGACACGAAAAAATATGGGCAAAACTTCAAAACAATCTAGGGACTGCCTACTCAGACCGCATTAAAGGAGAGCGGGCGAACAATCTTGAGCAGGCTATTGTTGCCTATAAAGAGGCATTAGCAGTCCATACTCGTGAATCATTTCCAAAAGATTGGGCATTGACTCAAAATAACTTGGGTAATTCCTATAGAGAACGGATCAGAGGAGAGCGAATAGACAACTTAGAACAGGCTATTATTGCTTATAATGCGGCATTAGAAATACTTACCCGCGAAGACTATTCAACCGATTGGGCGACGACCCAAAATAATCTGGGGCTTGCCTATAGAAACCGCATAAAAGGAGAACAATCAGATAACTTAGAATATGCTATTGCCGCTTTTCAATCTGCTTTAGATGTTTATGACTTTACTTCTTTTCCTGAAGATTGGGCAATGACTCAAAATAACTTGGGTACGGCCTACTATTACCGGATTAAAGGAGAGCGCGTGGACAACTTAGAATATGCTATTGCCGCCTTTCAATCTGCTTTAAAAATTTATACCTGTACTACCTTTCCTGAAAAATGGGCAATTGCTAAAATTGGTTTGGGTGCAGCATACTCAGACCGCATTAAAGGAGAGCGTGCGAATAATCTTGAGCAGGCTATTATTGCCTATAAAGAGGCATTAAAAGTCCATACCCGTGAAGCCTTTCCTTACGAATGGGCATTGATTCAAAATAACTTGGGGCTTGCTTACAGTAACTTAATGGGCGAAGATCAAGCGGACAGCTTAGAACAGGCAATTGCTTTCTATACATCGGCATTAGTAGTTCGTACTCGTATCTCTTTTCCTTACGAATGGGCACAGACTCAAAATAATTTAGGCAACGCCTATTGTGACCGCATTAAGGGAACAACTGTGGGTAATATAGAACAGGCAATAGCTGCTTTTGAATCTGCATTAGACATCTATAACCAGAATGCATTTCCCTATGAATGGGCAACGACTCAAAATAACTTGGCCAATGCCTATGTGGAAATAGATAAAGTCGAAGCTGCTACGATCTGTTACAGAGCCGCCTTACAAATCTATACTCCTTCTTCCTTCCCCATCAACTGCCTCGGAACCGGAAGCAACCTCGGCAACCTCGGCTACGACCTCCAAAACTGGGAAATCGCCATCGAAGGCTACAACCAAGCCATCCTAGCCATCGAACAAAGCCGCTACTGGGCCACCTCCGAAGCCACCAAACGGGAACTCATCGCCAACTCCCTCGATATCTATCAAAAAATGGTGCAAGCCTGCATCAACCACCAAGACTACGCCCAAGCCTTGCTCACTGTCGAACGCAGTAAATCCCGCACCCTGATCGAACTCCTCGACAGCGCCCACCTCTACCCCAAAAACGCCACCGACGCACAAAAACAACGCATCAGCGACTTGCGCCGTCAAATCGCCATCTACCAACAACAACTCGCCTACCCCTCCAGCAACACCCCCACCACCGAGAAGCACCCCAACCAACCCTCACCGGAAACCCTCATCCGCCAACAACTCCAAGCCGCTAACCAGCAATTCCAAGACTTGCTCACGGAACTCGACGACCCCAACTTTACCCTCACCCAACAAGTCCCCCCGCAACTCCCCGACTTGCGCCGCCTCCTCCCCCCTCAAACCGCCCTCATCGAGTGGTATCTCCCCACCGAAGCCGACTCCGGGTTTTACGCCTTCCTCGTCACCCGCGAAAACGACCAAATCCAGATTACCCCCCACCCCTTCAACGCCACAGACCGCCAACACCTCGACGAAGCCATCAGCGACTACCGCAGCGACTACGGACAACCCTCCTGGAATCAGCAACTCCCCCAACGCCTGGAAACCCTCAGCGCCGCCTTGCAACTCCCCCGCCTTCTGGGTGACTTATCCCAGATTAAACAGCTTATCCTGATTCCCCACCGGGAACTGCACCTCATCCCCCTCCACGCGCTCCCCGTCCCCTCTTCTCCCCTCTCCCGCGCTGGGAGAGGGGCTGGGGGTGAGGGCAAACCCCTACAAGACGGGTTCCCCGTGCAATATGCCCCCAGTTGTCAAATTCTCAACACCCTCCAGCAGCGTCCCCCCCTCAACCGGGAAACCGTCCCCTTTTTCGCGATTCAAAACCCGACGGAAGACCTGAACTATGCCGAGTGGGAGGTGGAACTATTATTGCGCCAATTCAGCCCCCATCAAGTCTTGCGTCGCCACAAAGCTACCCAGGAGAATTTAAGCCAACCCCAGACCCAAACCTTCCTGGAACAGAGTCACGCGGTCCACTTTGGCTGTCACGGGGAATTTGACGAAAACAACCCCCTCAACGCCTATCTGAGACTGGCAAATCAGGAAAAGCTGACCTTTCTGGATATTTTCAACCGTCTTAATATTCCCCTCTGTCGCCTGCTGGTGCTGTCGGCTTGCAAAACTGGCTTGGTGGAAACTTCCCACACTGATGATTATGTGGGATTATCCAGTGCGTTTTTCTACGCCGGAGCGCGAACGGTGGTCGCCAGTCTCTGGAATGTGGATGAACTGGCGGCGACTCTGGTGACGCTGCGCCTCTATCAAATTTTACCGGATTATCCCTCGGTGACAGTGGCTTTGCAAGCGGCTCAAACTTGGTTGCGGGGGGTATCTTGTGATGATATTCTCGACTGGCTAAAACATGAGCAGAAGGCGACCCCGGAGGAAGTGGAAGAAGTGGAAGACCGTTTGATTTTATTTGATGACCCCCCGTTTGCGGAGGCTTGTTATTGGTCTGCGTTTACGGCAACGGGTTTATAA
- a CDS encoding DEAD/DEAH box helicase, which yields MVKSVALSSDGDRIIEAVGVSEFLRGRRIRFLEELEKKDRKRGLQVLKPEETHLVIDETSGYVRSLLFVEANLKQTIPEDGRIYWGHKAAMDALNYQLIPATKALQMPRQRLLIADAVGLGKTLECGILVTELIGRGKGRRILVVTTKSMMGQFQKEFWLRFTIPLVRLDSGEIQRVRSRLPGNHNPFHYYDRTIISIDTLKQDREYRSYLEQAHWDIIIIDEAHNVARRGKGQSASQRAKLAERLATRSDTLILLSATPHDGKPESFASLMNMLDPTAIANESNYTKNDIHDLYLRRFKKDVLRDLNQSIPERNVEPVEAIASPPEEAVFRKLHDLQLVSIDRGKSAGQLFKTTLLKAFLSSPAAGLETVQNRLKTLQKKLDISTELDQAELTDLAAGLAAIDQGSFSKYQRLIQLIKTEFQWTGKDPKDRLVIFTGRLETLRFLEAELPQDLRLKPEAIARLDGGMADIDQVEIVEKFGYENSPVRILIATEVASEGLNLHYLSHKLIHFDIPWSLMTLQQRNGRIDRYGQTRKPEIRYLLTRSQVERMDEVERIIKVLLTKDEQAIKNIGDPSVFMGVFDPEKEENLTAAAIESGVSAADFAEELDRNAKGEGDVDIFSWFESESGDTDEGVSMDSSQGEPLVETGSLLSLFPSIFQFTATALRFINSQTSPVHNLQINEDEGFIELQLPQELKSRYDRLPKEIQPQDNRLLYLSDRPEDMMRAMEQARTEDADWSAVQYLWELHPLVEWISDRCLFYFGRHQAPVIQLSQGLESDEVIFICFGSFPNRRGTSVLNRWVSVIFKQGKFQRVEPFAETQKRTELGLHELPNSGTVNIDDLLPLRSPAIQQARQYLQQERQRFQDQLNPQLEAQRERLERLQGYHVEQLELRWESDNISANLKQDKQQKERHKIDKIFQDYRDWVELSMTTESEPYLKLIFVIQQA from the coding sequence TTGGTTAAATCTGTGGCCCTGTCTTCTGATGGCGATCGCATTATTGAAGCAGTGGGAGTGTCGGAATTTCTCCGGGGTCGTCGTATTCGCTTCCTGGAAGAGTTGGAAAAAAAAGACAGGAAACGGGGTTTACAAGTGTTGAAACCCGAAGAGACTCATTTGGTTATTGATGAAACTTCTGGTTATGTCCGTAGTTTATTATTTGTTGAGGCGAATTTAAAGCAAACTATCCCGGAAGATGGGCGGATTTATTGGGGACATAAAGCCGCTATGGATGCCCTGAATTATCAGCTTATTCCGGCGACTAAAGCCCTACAAATGCCTCGCCAACGCTTGTTAATTGCTGATGCGGTGGGGTTGGGTAAAACTCTGGAATGTGGTATCCTGGTAACTGAGTTAATTGGGAGGGGGAAAGGTCGCCGGATTTTAGTGGTTACTACTAAGTCAATGATGGGGCAGTTTCAAAAGGAGTTTTGGCTGCGGTTTACTATTCCTTTGGTGCGTTTGGACTCTGGGGAAATTCAACGAGTGCGATCGCGACTTCCGGGAAATCATAACCCTTTTCACTATTATGACCGGACAATTATTTCTATTGATACCCTCAAACAAGACCGGGAATATCGCAGTTATTTGGAACAGGCTCACTGGGATATTATTATAATTGATGAAGCCCATAATGTCGCCCGCAGAGGTAAGGGTCAGTCGGCTTCGCAGCGGGCGAAATTGGCTGAACGTTTAGCTACTCGTTCGGATACTTTGATTTTGCTTTCCGCTACTCCCCATGACGGGAAACCGGAGAGTTTTGCTAGTTTGATGAATATGCTAGATCCGACGGCGATCGCTAATGAAAGTAACTACACTAAAAATGATATCCATGACCTCTATTTGCGGCGGTTTAAAAAAGATGTTTTGCGGGATTTAAACCAAAGTATCCCTGAACGGAATGTGGAACCTGTAGAAGCGATCGCCTCCCCCCCAGAAGAGGCGGTTTTTCGGAAACTCCACGATTTGCAATTGGTCAGTATTGACCGAGGCAAAAGTGCCGGACAGCTATTTAAAACTACTCTCCTAAAGGCATTCTTATCTAGTCCGGCTGCGGGTCTGGAAACCGTGCAAAATCGCCTGAAAACTTTACAGAAAAAGCTGGATATCTCCACGGAATTAGACCAGGCAGAATTGACTGATTTGGCGGCAGGTTTGGCGGCAATAGATCAGGGGAGTTTTTCTAAGTATCAGCGACTTATCCAACTGATTAAAACTGAGTTTCAGTGGACTGGAAAAGACCCCAAAGACCGCTTGGTTATTTTTACCGGACGTTTGGAAACTTTGCGGTTTCTGGAGGCGGAACTACCCCAAGACTTGCGCTTAAAACCAGAGGCGATCGCTCGTTTAGATGGGGGTATGGCAGATATTGACCAAGTGGAAATTGTCGAGAAATTTGGCTATGAAAATTCCCCGGTGAGGATTTTAATTGCTACGGAAGTGGCATCAGAAGGGTTAAACCTGCACTATCTTAGCCATAAATTGATTCACTTTGATATCCCTTGGTCGTTGATGACTTTACAGCAGCGAAACGGACGGATCGACCGCTACGGACAAACTCGAAAACCGGAAATTCGCTATCTGCTGACTCGCTCCCAGGTTGAACGTATGGATGAGGTGGAGCGTATTATTAAAGTACTTTTAACTAAGGATGAACAGGCGATTAAAAATATTGGCGATCCTTCCGTATTTATGGGGGTATTTGACCCGGAAAAAGAAGAAAATTTGACCGCTGCTGCTATTGAAAGCGGAGTGTCGGCGGCGGATTTTGCCGAGGAGTTAGACCGCAACGCCAAGGGAGAGGGAGATGTCGATATTTTTAGCTGGTTTGAGTCGGAGTCTGGGGATACTGATGAGGGGGTTTCCATGGACTCTAGCCAGGGTGAACCTCTGGTGGAAACGGGGAGTTTGTTAAGTCTATTTCCGTCGATTTTTCAGTTTACCGCTACGGCTTTAAGGTTCATTAATTCCCAGACCAGTCCGGTTCATAATCTCCAAATTAACGAAGATGAAGGGTTTATTGAATTGCAACTTCCTCAAGAGCTAAAAAGCCGTTACGATCGCCTTCCTAAAGAAATACAACCCCAGGATAATCGGTTATTATATCTTAGCGATCGCCCCGAAGATATGATGCGGGCCATGGAACAAGCGCGAACCGAAGACGCGGACTGGTCGGCTGTTCAATACCTTTGGGAATTGCATCCTTTGGTAGAATGGATTAGCGATCGCTGTTTATTTTATTTTGGCAGACATCAAGCACCTGTGATACAATTATCTCAGGGATTAGAATCCGATGAGGTGATTTTTATCTGCTTTGGTAGTTTCCCCAACCGCCGAGGAACTTCCGTCCTAAATCGCTGGGTTTCGGTTATCTTTAAACAAGGGAAATTTCAGCGGGTTGAACCCTTTGCGGAAACTCAGAAACGCACGGAATTAGGACTGCATGAGTTGCCCAATTCCGGGACGGTTAATATTGATGATTTACTCCCTTTACGGAGTCCGGCTATTCAGCAAGCGCGGCAATATCTTCAGCAGGAAAGGCAACGGTTTCAAGACCAGTTAAATCCTCAGTTAGAGGCACAACGGGAACGCCTGGAAAGGCTGCAAGGCTATCATGTGGAACAGTTAGAGTTGCGGTGGGAAAGTGATAATATTTCGGCTAATCTGAAGCAGGATAAACAGCAGAAAGAACGCCATAAAATTGACAAGATATTCCAAGATTATCGCGATTGGGTAGAGTTGTCAATGACTACGGAAAGCGAACCTTATCTCAAGTTAATTTTTGTGATTCAGCAAGCATAG
- a CDS encoding REP-associated tyrosine transposase, translating to MPRRKIVFETGHYYHIYNRGNNHQIIFFTQDNYIHFLRLIRKYLVESNVADIIAYCLMPNHYHLLVYLKQNCFSEVMQKFSLSYVKAINKQYDRVGGLFQGRFQAIAVDNDEYLFHLTRYIHLNPVKANLVKKPEDWEFSSYPEYLQLRGGTLPKIDGVRSLFNSVNDYQSFVESHIQTSSIQHLLLDE from the coding sequence ATGCCACGTCGCAAAATTGTTTTTGAAACGGGTCATTACTACCATATTTATAATCGAGGTAATAATCATCAAATTATCTTTTTTACCCAAGACAACTATATTCATTTTTTGCGCCTGATTAGAAAATATTTGGTTGAATCTAATGTGGCTGATATTATTGCTTATTGTTTGATGCCTAATCATTATCATTTATTGGTATATTTGAAACAGAATTGTTTTTCTGAGGTGATGCAAAAATTTAGCTTGTCTTATGTGAAAGCAATTAACAAGCAGTATGACAGGGTTGGCGGTTTATTTCAAGGTAGATTTCAAGCGATCGCTGTTGATAATGATGAATATTTATTCCATTTAACACGATATATTCATTTAAACCCAGTTAAGGCTAATTTGGTTAAAAAACCCGAAGATTGGGAGTTTTCTAGCTATCCCGAATATCTCCAATTGCGTGGGGGAACTTTGCCGAAAATTGATGGGGTGCGATCGCTTTTTAATTCGGTGAATGATTATCAGTCTTTTGTCGAAAGTCATATCCAAACCTCATCAATTCAGCACTTACTACTTGATGAATAG